A window of the Rhodoferax sp. GW822-FHT02A01 genome harbors these coding sequences:
- a CDS encoding response regulator transcription factor: MIKVVIAEDHAIVRNGVKQILALAQGIEVVGEAVDGAELQQMLRSLEFDVLLTDLNMPGLSGPDLIARIHAHFPDKPIIVLSMHNTVQAVSRALKAGARGYVTKGSEPEILIAAIRKVAQGGRFVAPEMAQQMVFDSARSEQKAAHEGLSDRELEVLRLLVKGQSNNEIASALCVSNKTVSSHKTRILEKLEVSSLADLVLYAVEHGLRD; this comes from the coding sequence ATGATCAAGGTTGTCATTGCGGAAGACCATGCCATTGTGCGCAACGGTGTCAAACAGATACTGGCGTTGGCGCAAGGAATCGAAGTGGTCGGTGAAGCCGTGGACGGCGCCGAGCTGCAGCAGATGCTCAGGTCGCTGGAGTTTGACGTCTTGCTGACCGACCTGAACATGCCCGGACTGAGCGGGCCAGATCTGATAGCACGCATCCACGCGCATTTCCCGGACAAACCCATCATTGTGCTGAGCATGCACAACACGGTGCAGGCCGTCTCCAGAGCGCTCAAGGCCGGCGCACGCGGCTATGTCACCAAAGGAAGCGAACCCGAAATACTGATTGCGGCCATCCGCAAGGTGGCCCAGGGTGGCCGGTTTGTGGCACCCGAAATGGCCCAGCAAATGGTGTTCGATTCCGCGCGTTCCGAGCAAAAGGCCGCGCATGAGGGACTTTCGGACCGGGAACTGGAGGTCTTGCGTCTGCTGGTCAAGGGCCAGAGCAACAACGAAATTGCCTCTGCCCTGTGCGTCAGCAACAAAACTGTCAGTTCCCACAAGACGCGCATCTTGGAAAAACTAGAGGTGAGCAGCCTGGCTGACCTTGTGCTGTATGCGGTCGAACATGGCCTGAGGGATTGA
- a CDS encoding EAL domain-containing protein, producing MTLSNRFETKVVTAFGTAMVVVAVLAASTWKVADDATVAARLVTHTHEIINDLTNIRAFTLQAELTTQSFRLTGDPQSLVERDEASAARERALERVRQSIGDNAQLLQHWTELRRLLDQRLAFSKRIEELRKTQGQAAASAYVATAPLRATRARTYELLKEMDAEERARLAERIAAHDHARQTQVRAGALVAVALAALLLATYLLIRRQLHETEASQRALADSEDNLSTTLQSIGDGVMTTDVRGNITRMNPVAEQLTGWSMELAMGRPVEQVFHIIHEGTRAPAEVPIAKVLTTGEPQLLANHTALIARDGSEHPIADSAAPIKGTDGAIRGVVLIFRDVTAEHMAEKIIRDQNALLASHVRDRTARLHESETHLRSIMRAVPVLIAYVNTERRYVYVNNQYREHFAPERDDLSGCTVREILGEARYAVAGPLVDKVLEGQPQSYDWQPTTNSWQTIRYIPRQDDNGEVTGYYVLGTDVTERKLFENRIQSLNGELAQRVRDLEHVSRALRTLSSGNRTMLRAYNEEDLLQNMCRAVVTSGGYGMAVVWFKGSDPQAALRPIAECGYPGGMEMLQTFGLSPHSSTLGNSVTSAAIREGVVKKVRNMQSDLNHAPWATRLEGLKSGLSCPLRVDGDVIGALTIYDPEPDTFDDDEITLLTELADDLAFGIATLRARDGQARVQAAMHHMLRHDTLTGLPNAIEFTEAVETAVGRVASAKEPVAILQFNIERLGEINEVLGFNHGDQVLRDFGRRLRDSVPETAIVARLRGDEFAVLTAACDAAAALALAETLEASLSTPFAIADIELDVTAKAGIALYPDHGSTAQDLMRGMGKALFQARSRGVSRCVFDPGQQQDQIERLSMAGELRRAIESGQMRLYLQPKVEFSSGKVCGAEALVRWQHPRLGLVAPGVFIGLAEKTGLIKPLTEWLVITTLDLLQAWQTQDCALPIAVNLSARNFRDEQLFDKFRLWQSERGVARGLLEAEITESTVMDDAEYALRVLHALRDEGVPLYVDDFGTGYSSLSYLQKLPVDYIKIDQSFVAAMRNNRDSAMIVRSTIDLVHDLGHRTVAEGVETQEHWNMLSALGCDIAQGYFIARPMPSETFQAWLASYRAPENIGA from the coding sequence GTGACCCTCTCAAACCGCTTCGAAACCAAGGTGGTGACCGCATTCGGTACGGCCATGGTGGTGGTTGCAGTACTGGCGGCTTCGACCTGGAAAGTGGCAGATGACGCCACAGTGGCGGCCCGCCTGGTGACCCACACCCATGAAATCATCAACGACCTGACCAACATAAGGGCCTTTACGTTGCAGGCCGAGCTAACCACACAGAGCTTTCGCTTGACCGGCGACCCGCAAAGCCTTGTAGAACGTGATGAAGCGTCAGCGGCACGTGAACGTGCGCTGGAACGCGTACGCCAATCCATTGGTGACAATGCCCAGCTGCTGCAACACTGGACTGAGCTGCGCCGGCTGCTGGACCAGCGTCTGGCATTCTCCAAACGGATTGAGGAGCTGCGCAAGACCCAAGGTCAAGCGGCTGCCAGTGCCTATGTTGCCACGGCACCGCTGCGTGCCACGCGCGCGCGCACCTATGAGCTGCTCAAGGAAATGGATGCAGAGGAACGGGCACGATTGGCTGAACGCATAGCGGCACATGACCATGCACGCCAGACCCAAGTGCGCGCCGGTGCCTTGGTGGCAGTTGCACTGGCAGCTCTGCTGCTGGCCACCTATCTGCTAATACGCCGGCAACTGCACGAAACGGAAGCCAGCCAACGCGCGTTGGCGGACAGCGAGGACAACCTATCAACCACGCTGCAGTCCATTGGCGATGGCGTGATGACAACCGACGTCCGTGGAAACATCACACGCATGAATCCGGTGGCCGAGCAACTCACCGGATGGTCAATGGAACTGGCGATGGGGCGCCCTGTGGAGCAAGTGTTCCACATCATTCACGAGGGCACGCGAGCACCGGCTGAAGTGCCTATCGCCAAGGTGCTGACCACGGGGGAACCACAGCTCCTTGCGAACCATACGGCCTTGATTGCACGCGATGGCTCCGAGCATCCCATTGCCGATAGCGCCGCCCCCATCAAGGGAACCGACGGCGCCATACGTGGCGTTGTCCTGATCTTTCGGGACGTGACAGCCGAGCACATGGCAGAAAAAATCATCCGGGATCAAAACGCCCTTCTCGCTTCGCATGTGCGTGACCGCACCGCGCGGCTGCACGAGAGCGAGACCCATTTGCGCAGCATCATGCGGGCAGTGCCGGTCCTCATCGCCTATGTGAATACCGAGCGCCGCTACGTCTATGTCAACAACCAATACCGGGAACACTTTGCGCCCGAGCGCGATGACCTTTCCGGTTGCACGGTGCGGGAGATTCTTGGCGAAGCGCGCTATGCAGTCGCCGGCCCGTTGGTCGACAAGGTTCTGGAAGGACAGCCCCAAAGTTACGACTGGCAACCAACGACCAACTCCTGGCAAACCATTCGTTACATCCCCAGACAGGATGACAATGGCGAGGTGACAGGCTATTACGTGCTGGGCACCGATGTCACCGAGCGCAAACTCTTCGAGAACCGCATTCAATCGCTCAATGGCGAGCTGGCACAAAGAGTCCGGGATCTGGAGCACGTCAGCCGCGCACTGCGCACGCTCAGCAGTGGCAACCGCACCATGCTGCGTGCCTACAACGAAGAAGATCTGTTGCAGAACATGTGTCGCGCCGTAGTCACTTCGGGTGGCTACGGTATGGCCGTGGTCTGGTTCAAGGGCAGCGATCCGCAGGCCGCTTTGCGACCGATCGCGGAATGCGGCTACCCCGGCGGCATGGAGATGCTGCAGACCTTCGGCCTCAGCCCGCACAGCAGCACGCTGGGCAACAGCGTGACCTCTGCCGCGATACGCGAAGGCGTGGTGAAAAAGGTACGCAACATGCAGTCGGACCTGAATCACGCGCCCTGGGCCACGCGGCTCGAAGGGTTGAAGTCGGGACTGTCCTGCCCCTTGCGGGTGGACGGAGACGTCATAGGCGCGCTGACCATTTACGACCCGGAGCCCGACACTTTTGACGACGACGAAATCACGTTGCTGACCGAGCTGGCTGACGACCTGGCTTTTGGCATCGCCACCCTGCGCGCCCGCGATGGGCAGGCCCGTGTGCAGGCCGCAATGCATCACATGTTGCGACACGACACGCTTACCGGCCTTCCCAACGCTATTGAATTCACCGAAGCAGTGGAAACAGCCGTGGGCCGCGTCGCTTCTGCCAAGGAACCCGTGGCAATCCTGCAATTCAATATTGAACGCCTGGGTGAAATCAATGAAGTGTTGGGCTTCAACCACGGCGATCAGGTGCTGCGGGACTTTGGCCGGCGCCTACGCGACAGCGTACCAGAGACGGCCATCGTTGCGCGCCTGCGTGGCGACGAGTTCGCCGTCCTGACCGCAGCCTGCGATGCGGCGGCGGCCTTGGCACTGGCCGAGACCCTGGAGGCCAGCCTGTCGACCCCATTTGCCATCGCTGACATTGAGCTGGATGTGACGGCCAAGGCTGGCATCGCGCTGTACCCTGACCATGGCTCTACCGCCCAGGATCTGATGCGCGGCATGGGCAAGGCACTGTTCCAGGCCAGATCCAGGGGTGTGAGCCGCTGCGTGTTTGACCCGGGCCAGCAACAGGACCAGATCGAACGGCTGAGCATGGCCGGCGAGCTTCGACGCGCCATCGAAAGTGGCCAGATGCGACTCTACCTGCAACCCAAGGTGGAATTTTCCAGTGGAAAGGTGTGCGGTGCCGAGGCCCTGGTACGTTGGCAGCATCCTCGGCTCGGCCTGGTGGCGCCGGGTGTCTTCATTGGCTTGGCGGAAAAGACCGGGTTGATCAAACCACTGACCGAGTGGCTAGTCATCACCACGCTCGACCTCTTGCAGGCCTGGCAGACACAAGATTGCGCCCTGCCCATTGCCGTCAACCTCTCCGCCCGCAATTTCCGTGACGAACAGCTGTTCGACAAGTTCCGCCTCTGGCAATCCGAGCGCGGTGTGGCTCGCGGACTGCTGGAAGCCGAAATCACCGAGAGCACCGTGATGGACGATGCCGAATACGCCCTGCGGGTGTTGCACGCCCTGCGCGACGAAGGCGTGCCACTCTATGTGGACGATTTCGGAACGGGATACTCGTCACTCAGCTACTTGCAAAAATTACCGGTGGACTACATCAAGATCGACCAGTCCTTCGTAGCCGCCATGCGAAACAACCGCGATTCGGCCATGATCGTGCGATCCACCATCGATCTGGTACATGACCTGGGCCACAGGACCGTGGCCGAAGGTGTGGAGACGCAGGAGCACTGGAACATGCTCTCTGCCCTAGGATGCGACATCGCACAAGGCTATTTCATCGCCAGGCCGATGCCCTCAGAGACCTTCCAGGCGTGGCTTGCAAGCTACCGCGCGCCAGAGAACATAGGGGCCTAG
- a CDS encoding DUF4406 domain-containing protein — MLILISGPYLTGTDGDPAKVAKNLAAMEQMALPIFERGHLALVGEWLAWPVIRAAGGLSHNDAVFKTYQYPVAHRLLGRCDAVYRIPGASNGADIEVAKAREMGLPVYTSLDEVPYVSEGD, encoded by the coding sequence ATGTTGATATTGATTTCCGGTCCTTACCTGACGGGCACGGATGGCGACCCGGCCAAGGTGGCGAAGAATCTGGCCGCCATGGAGCAGATGGCCCTCCCGATCTTTGAGCGGGGTCACCTCGCATTGGTAGGTGAGTGGCTGGCCTGGCCCGTCATCCGCGCTGCGGGTGGCCTTAGTCATAACGATGCCGTATTCAAGACCTACCAGTACCCGGTTGCGCACCGACTGTTGGGCCGATGTGATGCGGTCTATCGCATCCCGGGTGCCTCCAATGGTGCAGACATTGAGGTGGCCAAGGCCAGGGAGATGGGTTTGCCTGTCTACACCAGTCTGGACGAAGTGCCCTACGTTTCCGAAGGCGACTAG
- a CDS encoding DJ-1/PfpI family protein, whose product MHIAILTFDGFNELDSLIALGILNRVKKPDWRVSLSCPTETVTSMNGVTLHAQSSLAQASDADAVLFGSGMKTRDIANDAHIMAQLKLDPARQLIGAQCSGTLMLAKLGLLNKIPACTDLLTKPWVQEAGVDVLNQPFYAAGNVATAGGCLSSQYLAAWVIARLEDLDAAKSAMHYVAPVGEKELYVDRAMANITPYLPVTAP is encoded by the coding sequence ATGCATATCGCCATACTCACTTTTGACGGATTCAACGAGCTTGACTCGTTGATTGCCCTGGGCATTTTGAACCGGGTGAAAAAACCGGACTGGCGGGTCAGCCTGTCCTGCCCCACCGAGACGGTCACCTCCATGAATGGTGTCACTCTGCACGCGCAGTCCAGCCTGGCACAGGCAAGTGATGCAGATGCCGTTTTGTTCGGCAGCGGCATGAAGACCCGTGACATCGCCAACGACGCGCACATCATGGCGCAGCTCAAGCTGGACCCTGCCAGGCAGCTTATAGGCGCGCAGTGCTCCGGCACCCTGATGCTGGCCAAGCTCGGATTATTGAACAAGATTCCTGCCTGCACCGATCTGCTCACCAAACCCTGGGTGCAGGAGGCCGGCGTGGACGTGCTGAACCAGCCGTTTTATGCAGCCGGCAACGTGGCGACCGCGGGCGGATGCCTGTCATCCCAGTATCTGGCCGCCTGGGTGATTGCCCGCCTGGAAGATCTGGACGCAGCGAAATCAGCCATGCACTATGTGGCACCGGTCGGCGAAAAAGAGCTTTATGTGGACCGCGCCATGGCAAACATCACCCCCTACCTGCCTGTAACAGCCCCATGA
- a CDS encoding D-hexose-6-phosphate mutarotase codes for MNRLEHCLFHGLPAVRICASNGATATVTLHGAHVVSWTSPTGVEQLYLSPNTRFEPGQAIRGGVPVVFPQFNTRGVLPRHGFARTSPWNLLETQPLDNQVSATLSLPGNKVIKSLWPYAFGCELHIALQDDSLAMTLTVRNDGSETFSFQAALHTYLAVGSIQSVNLTGLDGSDFEDTTEAQPMVMKRHVALKPLEAIDRIYYDAPNQLQLQSASGRMDLQQSGFCDVVVWNPGSKAPPPPDLPADGYQHFLCVEAAQIGRPVALGAAQVWTGTQRIRAAR; via the coding sequence ATGAACCGTCTCGAACACTGCCTCTTTCATGGCCTGCCCGCAGTACGCATCTGCGCCAGCAACGGCGCAACTGCCACAGTCACACTCCATGGTGCCCACGTCGTATCGTGGACCAGTCCCACGGGCGTGGAGCAGCTTTATCTCAGTCCCAACACACGCTTCGAGCCAGGCCAGGCCATTCGGGGCGGCGTGCCGGTGGTGTTCCCGCAGTTCAACACGCGCGGCGTGCTGCCGCGCCATGGCTTCGCCCGCACCAGCCCCTGGAATCTGCTTGAGACGCAGCCACTGGACAACCAAGTCAGTGCCACACTTTCGCTGCCTGGCAACAAGGTCATCAAGTCCCTTTGGCCCTATGCCTTTGGCTGCGAACTCCATATTGCGTTGCAGGACGACAGCCTGGCCATGACGCTGACGGTTCGCAATGACGGAAGCGAAACCTTCAGCTTCCAGGCGGCGCTACATACCTACCTAGCGGTGGGCTCCATTCAGAGTGTCAACCTCACGGGTCTGGACGGATCCGATTTTGAAGATACCACCGAGGCGCAACCCATGGTGATGAAGCGCCATGTGGCGTTGAAACCCCTGGAAGCCATAGACCGTATTTACTATGACGCGCCCAATCAGTTGCAGCTGCAGTCCGCTTCAGGGCGAATGGACTTGCAGCAATCGGGCTTTTGCGATGTGGTGGTATGGAACCCTGGCAGCAAGGCCCCCCCTCCCCCGGACCTCCCTGCAGATGGCTACCAGCACTTTCTGTGCGTGGAAGCTGCCCAGATCGGGCGCCCCGTGGCGCTGGGTGCGGCCCAGGTGTGGACCGGTACTCAACGCATTCGCGCGGCCCGCTAA
- a CDS encoding MFS transporter — MIAQFTTSMLQRRGVHYAWVIAIVTFLAMLTTSAALGLPGAMLQPLSREFGWTTDQLSSVFAVRFALFGLLGPFSAIFIARFGLRRIMVVAACCIAVAMALATGVTQLWQLFLLWGVVLGCGTGLTALVLGAMVANRWFTTNRGLVVGLFAASTATGQLLFLPAAAWIIEHMGWRYAVLPVVIACGVVGVLATLFMRDHPQEIGLRPFGEPEGKPHEAAPAPLPMNFLGPFTILAEVASNKVFWILAASFFICGLSTNGLLQTHFISLCGDNGLSAVPAASVLAMMGAFDLVGTTLSGYLSDRFDNRKLLFWYYGLRGLSLFWLPFSTFTLYGLSLFAMFYGLDWIATVPPTVKLAAQTFGKERAGPVFGWVFAAHQLGAATAAYGAGLTRTLLLTYNPALFAAGAACLLAAVLVMRIRRAVPI; from the coding sequence ATGATTGCCCAATTCACCACTTCTATGCTTCAGCGCCGTGGCGTCCACTACGCCTGGGTGATTGCCATCGTCACCTTTCTGGCGATGCTCACCACCTCGGCTGCGCTAGGACTTCCCGGCGCCATGCTGCAACCGTTGAGTCGTGAGTTCGGCTGGACCACTGACCAGCTTTCATCGGTTTTTGCGGTGCGCTTTGCACTGTTTGGCCTGTTGGGGCCGTTTTCTGCCATCTTCATTGCGCGGTTCGGCCTGCGCCGCATCATGGTGGTGGCCGCCTGCTGTATTGCCGTGGCAATGGCCTTGGCCACTGGCGTGACGCAGCTGTGGCAACTGTTTTTGCTATGGGGTGTGGTGCTGGGTTGCGGTACCGGCCTCACGGCGCTGGTTCTGGGAGCCATGGTGGCCAACCGGTGGTTCACCACCAATCGCGGGCTGGTTGTCGGTCTGTTTGCGGCCAGCACCGCCACTGGCCAGCTGCTGTTTCTCCCGGCGGCGGCCTGGATTATCGAGCACATGGGCTGGCGATACGCGGTGCTGCCCGTGGTCATTGCGTGCGGTGTAGTGGGTGTGCTGGCTACGCTCTTCATGCGTGACCATCCGCAAGAGATAGGCCTGCGCCCCTTTGGTGAACCCGAAGGCAAGCCCCATGAAGCGGCTCCAGCGCCTCTGCCCATGAACTTTTTGGGGCCGTTCACGATTCTGGCGGAAGTGGCAAGCAACAAGGTCTTCTGGATTCTGGCCGCCAGCTTCTTCATCTGCGGCCTGAGTACCAACGGTTTGCTGCAGACCCATTTTATTTCGCTGTGTGGCGACAACGGCCTGAGTGCAGTTCCAGCCGCATCGGTACTGGCCATGATGGGTGCCTTTGACCTGGTGGGAACCACGCTGTCGGGCTATCTGTCGGACCGCTTTGACAACCGCAAGCTGCTGTTCTGGTACTACGGTTTGCGCGGCCTGTCGTTGTTCTGGCTGCCGTTTTCGACCTTCACGCTGTATGGACTCTCGCTGTTTGCCATGTTTTACGGACTGGACTGGATTGCCACGGTGCCGCCCACGGTCAAGCTGGCGGCGCAAACCTTTGGCAAGGAGCGGGCGGGTCCGGTATTCGGCTGGGTGTTTGCTGCGCACCAACTGGGCGCGGCCACTGCGGCCTACGGTGCCGGTCTGACCCGCACGCTGCTGCTGACCTATAACCCCGCATTGTTCGCCGCAGGCGCAGCCTGTTTGCTGGCCGCCGTGCTGGTGATGCGCATACGACGGGCAGTGCCCATCTAG
- a CDS encoding MarR family winged helix-turn-helix transcriptional regulator, with amino-acid sequence MKTKSSSVKASSPHTAPSGCSAKKLRQLSRRVSQHFDAIVAHAGLKTTQYSLLSQTQTLGPIRPGDLAHAMEMDASTLTRNLQPLVAQGWVSVGPGEDGRSRLVSITAQGREKRALSQREWKRAQLAFNERVGEDLVSRLHAVIDECLERMNEEPETESAEAA; translated from the coding sequence ATGAAAACCAAGTCAAGTTCTGTGAAGGCAAGCAGCCCGCATACCGCCCCCAGCGGCTGCAGCGCCAAGAAGCTGCGTCAACTTTCGCGCCGGGTGAGCCAGCACTTTGATGCCATCGTTGCCCACGCCGGGCTGAAGACCACGCAGTATTCGCTGCTGTCCCAGACCCAGACGCTGGGGCCGATTCGCCCGGGTGACCTGGCCCATGCCATGGAAATGGACGCATCCACTCTAACCCGCAATTTGCAACCGCTGGTGGCACAAGGATGGGTATCGGTCGGCCCCGGTGAAGACGGACGCAGCCGCTTGGTCAGCATCACGGCACAGGGCCGTGAAAAGCGTGCACTGTCCCAACGGGAGTGGAAACGCGCTCAACTGGCCTTCAATGAGCGGGTGGGTGAGGATCTGGTGAGCCGTCTGCACGCCGTCATTGACGAGTGCCTGGAACGCATGAATGAGGAACCGGAAACAGAATCGGCTGAGGCTGCTTGA
- a CDS encoding MFS transporter, with translation MEITAQDGGMTVDRSLMWRLGVDMPQHRRVFACFFLYSFCMGGFFPRLAEIQHAMGVGEGPFGLALIGVAAGTLISLTFGANVIERLGHRRTLLWLLPCLPIFYVLASLATSPLIMFCCLFPAGLLIGSVEVVVNLEADRAEHQSGRRLMNRSHAFWSIGFFTAAALGALMAYLGVTPLQHLSGVVVLALLGTALLLGKFEAAPLREADHNHAQAEPQRFALPTAAILVLVVVTLPAMVLEGAGFDWSAIYMRNVFGTNAFWGGVAVATGAAAQALTRYFADGFVERHSPVTVARILVSVLAVGDVLVFVSPVPWLSLLGFALLGVGSSAIFPLAMSAAAQRTDRPSTVNVASLAQTAFVIFLLAPPLLGYVAQSFGIRWSFGIALPLVVASLWLSRAMGASGVRRS, from the coding sequence ATGGAAATCACGGCGCAAGACGGCGGCATGACAGTAGACCGCTCGCTGATGTGGCGCCTGGGTGTGGACATGCCGCAGCACCGCAGGGTGTTTGCATGTTTCTTCCTGTATTCGTTCTGCATGGGCGGTTTCTTTCCGCGACTTGCCGAAATCCAGCACGCCATGGGCGTAGGGGAAGGCCCTTTCGGATTGGCACTGATTGGCGTTGCCGCCGGAACCCTGATTTCGCTTACCTTTGGTGCCAACGTGATCGAACGGCTGGGGCACAGGCGCACCCTGCTCTGGCTACTGCCGTGCCTGCCCATCTTCTACGTACTGGCCTCGCTGGCGACTTCGCCGCTGATCATGTTTTGCTGCCTGTTTCCTGCCGGGCTGTTGATTGGCTCGGTGGAAGTGGTGGTGAATCTGGAGGCCGATCGCGCCGAGCACCAGAGCGGGCGTCGCCTGATGAATCGCTCGCATGCGTTCTGGAGCATTGGTTTTTTCACTGCAGCGGCTCTGGGCGCCCTGATGGCCTATCTGGGCGTGACTCCGCTGCAGCATCTCAGCGGTGTGGTGGTGCTGGCACTGCTGGGTACCGCCTTGTTGCTGGGCAAGTTTGAAGCGGCGCCTTTGCGCGAAGCCGATCACAACCATGCGCAGGCTGAGCCACAGCGTTTTGCCTTGCCAACCGCTGCCATTCTGGTATTGGTGGTGGTCACTCTGCCTGCCATGGTGCTGGAAGGCGCCGGTTTTGACTGGTCTGCCATCTACATGCGAAACGTGTTTGGCACCAACGCATTCTGGGGAGGGGTGGCGGTGGCCACCGGTGCCGCCGCGCAGGCCCTCACGCGCTATTTCGCCGACGGCTTTGTGGAGCGCCACAGTCCGGTCACGGTGGCGCGCATTCTGGTCAGCGTATTGGCAGTGGGCGATGTGCTGGTGTTCGTGTCACCGGTGCCCTGGCTATCCTTGCTGGGCTTTGCCTTGCTGGGTGTGGGCAGCAGTGCCATCTTCCCCCTGGCCATGTCAGCTGCGGCACAGCGCACCGATCGGCCTTCCACGGTGAACGTGGCCTCGCTGGCGCAAACTGCGTTCGTGATCTTTCTACTTGCGCCGCCACTTCTGGGCTATGTGGCGCAGAGCTTTGGCATCCGCTGGTCCTTTGGCATTGCGCTGCCTTTGGTGGTGGCGAGTCTGTGGCTGAGCCGCGCCATGGGGGCTTCGGGCGTGCGACGCTCCTGA
- a CDS encoding VTT domain-containing protein → MDILPQLLDFILHVDKHLELFIQNYGLWVYALLFLIIFVETGVVVMPFLPGDSLLFVVGAMCGAGLMHYGYSVALLLAAAILGNQSNYTIGRFIGPKVFHWEDSRFFNKKAFNQAHAFYEKYGGITLVAARFMPFLRTFAPFVAGVAQMTRSRFMVFDVLGGTLWVVGIISVGYFFGNIPWVKLHLDKIIWAMILIPGLVILAGAWKSRRKTAA, encoded by the coding sequence ATGGACATTCTTCCCCAACTCCTTGATTTCATTCTGCATGTCGACAAGCATCTGGAGCTTTTTATCCAAAACTACGGCTTGTGGGTGTATGCGTTGCTGTTCCTGATTATTTTTGTGGAGACCGGGGTGGTGGTCATGCCCTTCCTGCCGGGCGATTCGCTGCTGTTCGTGGTGGGTGCCATGTGCGGTGCGGGGCTGATGCACTACGGCTACTCGGTGGCCTTGCTGCTGGCCGCGGCCATTCTGGGCAACCAGTCCAACTACACCATTGGCCGTTTCATTGGACCCAAGGTTTTTCATTGGGAAGATTCGCGCTTCTTCAACAAGAAGGCCTTCAACCAGGCGCATGCGTTCTATGAAAAGTACGGTGGCATCACACTCGTTGCGGCGCGTTTCATGCCTTTCCTGCGCACCTTTGCGCCTTTTGTGGCCGGCGTGGCGCAGATGACCCGTTCACGTTTCATGGTGTTTGATGTTCTGGGCGGCACCTTGTGGGTGGTGGGCATCATCAGTGTGGGTTACTTCTTCGGCAACATTCCCTGGGTCAAACTGCATCTGGACAAAATCATCTGGGCCATGATCCTGATCCCGGGTCTGGTCATCCTGGCAGGCGCATGGAAATCACGGCGCAAGACGGCGGCATGA